A single region of the Pectinophora gossypiella chromosome 2, ilPecGoss1.1, whole genome shotgun sequence genome encodes:
- the LOC126373742 gene encoding serine/threonine-protein kinase 4 isoform X3, whose amino-acid sequence MTTEMSSKSELKKLSEESLTRQPEEVFDIICKLGEGSYGSVYKALHKESGQVLAIKQVPVDTDLQEIIKEISIMQQCDSPYVVKYYGSYFKNTDLWIVMEYCGAGSVSDIMRLRKKTLSEDEIATILCDTLKGLEYLHRRRKIHRDIKAGNILLNTEGHAKLADFGVAGQLTDTMAKRNTVIGTPFWMAPEVIQEIGYDCVADIWSLGITALEMAEGKPPYGDIHPMRAIFMIPTKPPPSFREPDQWSPEFIDFVSQCLVKIPDERATAEFLLAHEFIGNAKHPSILSTMIAEAREIRESQAFRAAHHNTNNAKTIGAGDGYDEATMKKRDDGTLVPHRDATAELAADLGTMVINEPDADLATMKRHDTDPMDTNRPKYRPLFLEHFEKKEVNHLNMATPTNGTLTHLRLPSVDDNLRDENNTGDGAPSIGLQRALVEEGNFEFVSQLHVVTLLSVELPAVPVGARARGAHGAAGRGNGGRDRAAAHALRDQAPAHPRRHTPQADAAAELLANTL is encoded by the exons CGAGCTGAAGAAGCTGTCAGAAGAGAGCTTGACGCGGCAGCCTGAGGAGGTATTCGATATCATCTGCAAGCTCGGCGAAGGCTCTTATGGCAGTGTTTACAAG GCCCTCCACAAGGAGAGCGGGCAGGTGCTGGCCATCAAGCAGGTACCAGTGGACACTGACCTGCAGGAGATCATCAAGGAGATATCCATCATGCAGCAGTGCGACAGCCCCTACGTCGTCAAGTACTACGGCAGCTACTTCAAGAACACCGACCTTTGG ATTGTGATGGAATACTGCGGGGCAGGTTCAGTGTCAGACATCATGCGGCTACGGAAGAAGACGTTGTCTGAGGATGAGATCGCCACCATTCTCTGCGACACCCTCAAGGGCCTGGAGTACTTGCATCGACGGCGGAAAATACACCGAGACATCAAAGCCGGGAACATATTGTTGAACACTGAGGGTCACGCGAAGCTGGCCGACTTCGGTGTAGCTGGACAATTGACT GACACAATGGCGAAACGCAACACAGTGATAGGCACTCCATTCTGGATGGCGCCAGAGGTGATACAGGAGATAGGGTATGACTGTGTGGCCGACATATGGTCACTGGGGATCACCGCGCTGGAGATGGCGGAGGGAAAGCCGCCGTACGGAGACATACACCCCATGCGGGCCATCTTCATGATACCTACTAAGCCTCCGCCCTCGTTCAG AGAGCCAGACCAGTGGTCACCAGAGTTCATAGACTTCGTGAGTCAGTGCCTGGTGAAGATCCCTGATGAAAGAGCGACGGCGGAATTCTTATTAGCACACGAGTTCATAG GTAACGCGAAGCATCCGAGCATCCTGAGCACGATGATAGCGGAGGCGCGCGAGATCCGCGAGAGCCAGGCCTTCCGCGCCGCGCACCACAACACCAACAACGCCAAGACCATCGGAGCG GGCGACGGGTATGACGAGGCCACGATGAAGAAGCGTGATGACGGCACGCTGGTGCCGCACCGGGACGCCACCGCAGAGCTGGCGGCCGACCTGGGCACCATGGTCATCAACGAGCCTGACGCCGACCTCGCCACCATGAAGA GGCACGACACAGACCCTATGGACACGAACCGCCCCAAGTACCGGCCGCTATTCCTGGAGCACTTCGAGAAGAAAGAGGTCAACCACCTCAACATGGCGACGCCGACCAACGGGACCTTAACACATCTGCGGCTACCTTCCGTTGATGATAACCTCAG AGACGAGAACAACACAGGCGACGGCGCGCCATCGATAGGGCTTCAACGCGCGCTGGTGGAGGAAGGAAACTTCGAATTCGTAAGTCAACTGCACGTGGTCACTCTACTCTCCGTAGAGCTCC CTGCGGTTCCTGTCGGAGCCAGAGCTAGAGGCGCGCATGGCGCGGCTGGACGCGGAAATGGAGGCCGAGATCGAGCAGCTGCGCACGCGCTACGAGACCAAGCGCCAGCCCATCCTCGACGCCATACACCTCAAGCGGACGCGGCAGCAGAACTTCTAGCCAACACACTCTGA
- the LOC126373742 gene encoding serine/threonine-protein kinase 4 isoform X1, with product MDGEGKLVFWKGGMWVDGAPTLNCNTCKKRREDRMNASDRPPGELKKLSEESLTRQPEEVFDIICKLGEGSYGSVYKALHKESGQVLAIKQVPVDTDLQEIIKEISIMQQCDSPYVVKYYGSYFKNTDLWIVMEYCGAGSVSDIMRLRKKTLSEDEIATILCDTLKGLEYLHRRRKIHRDIKAGNILLNTEGHAKLADFGVAGQLTDTMAKRNTVIGTPFWMAPEVIQEIGYDCVADIWSLGITALEMAEGKPPYGDIHPMRAIFMIPTKPPPSFREPDQWSPEFIDFVSQCLVKIPDERATAEFLLAHEFIGNAKHPSILSTMIAEAREIRESQAFRAAHHNTNNAKTIGAGDGYDEATMKKRDDGTLVPHRDATAELAADLGTMVINEPDADLATMKRHDTDPMDTNRPKYRPLFLEHFEKKEVNHLNMATPTNGTLTHLRLPSVDDNLRDENNTGDGAPSIGLQRALVEEGNFEFVSQLHVVTLLSVELPAVPVGARARGAHGAAGRGNGGRDRAAAHALRDQAPAHPRRHTPQADAAAELLANTL from the exons CGAGCTGAAGAAGCTGTCAGAAGAGAGCTTGACGCGGCAGCCTGAGGAGGTATTCGATATCATCTGCAAGCTCGGCGAAGGCTCTTATGGCAGTGTTTACAAG GCCCTCCACAAGGAGAGCGGGCAGGTGCTGGCCATCAAGCAGGTACCAGTGGACACTGACCTGCAGGAGATCATCAAGGAGATATCCATCATGCAGCAGTGCGACAGCCCCTACGTCGTCAAGTACTACGGCAGCTACTTCAAGAACACCGACCTTTGG ATTGTGATGGAATACTGCGGGGCAGGTTCAGTGTCAGACATCATGCGGCTACGGAAGAAGACGTTGTCTGAGGATGAGATCGCCACCATTCTCTGCGACACCCTCAAGGGCCTGGAGTACTTGCATCGACGGCGGAAAATACACCGAGACATCAAAGCCGGGAACATATTGTTGAACACTGAGGGTCACGCGAAGCTGGCCGACTTCGGTGTAGCTGGACAATTGACT GACACAATGGCGAAACGCAACACAGTGATAGGCACTCCATTCTGGATGGCGCCAGAGGTGATACAGGAGATAGGGTATGACTGTGTGGCCGACATATGGTCACTGGGGATCACCGCGCTGGAGATGGCGGAGGGAAAGCCGCCGTACGGAGACATACACCCCATGCGGGCCATCTTCATGATACCTACTAAGCCTCCGCCCTCGTTCAG AGAGCCAGACCAGTGGTCACCAGAGTTCATAGACTTCGTGAGTCAGTGCCTGGTGAAGATCCCTGATGAAAGAGCGACGGCGGAATTCTTATTAGCACACGAGTTCATAG GTAACGCGAAGCATCCGAGCATCCTGAGCACGATGATAGCGGAGGCGCGCGAGATCCGCGAGAGCCAGGCCTTCCGCGCCGCGCACCACAACACCAACAACGCCAAGACCATCGGAGCG GGCGACGGGTATGACGAGGCCACGATGAAGAAGCGTGATGACGGCACGCTGGTGCCGCACCGGGACGCCACCGCAGAGCTGGCGGCCGACCTGGGCACCATGGTCATCAACGAGCCTGACGCCGACCTCGCCACCATGAAGA GGCACGACACAGACCCTATGGACACGAACCGCCCCAAGTACCGGCCGCTATTCCTGGAGCACTTCGAGAAGAAAGAGGTCAACCACCTCAACATGGCGACGCCGACCAACGGGACCTTAACACATCTGCGGCTACCTTCCGTTGATGATAACCTCAG AGACGAGAACAACACAGGCGACGGCGCGCCATCGATAGGGCTTCAACGCGCGCTGGTGGAGGAAGGAAACTTCGAATTCGTAAGTCAACTGCACGTGGTCACTCTACTCTCCGTAGAGCTCC CTGCGGTTCCTGTCGGAGCCAGAGCTAGAGGCGCGCATGGCGCGGCTGGACGCGGAAATGGAGGCCGAGATCGAGCAGCTGCGCACGCGCTACGAGACCAAGCGCCAGCCCATCCTCGACGCCATACACCTCAAGCGGACGCGGCAGCAGAACTTCTAGCCAACACACTCTGA
- the LOC126373742 gene encoding serine/threonine-protein kinase 4 isoform X2, producing the protein MDGEGKLVFWKGGMWVDGAPTLNCNTCKKRREDRMNASDRPPGELKKLSEESLTRQPEEVFDIICKLGEGSYGSVYKALHKESGQVLAIKQVPVDTDLQEIIKEISIMQQCDSPYVVKYYGSYFKNTDLWIVMEYCGAGSVSDIMRLRKKTLSEDEIATILCDTLKGLEYLHRRRKIHRDIKAGNILLNTEGHAKLADFGVAGQLTDTMAKRNTVIGTPFWMAPEVIQEIGYDCVADIWSLGITALEMAEGKPPYGDIHPMRAIFMIPTKPPPSFREPDQWSPEFIDFVSQCLVKIPDERATAEFLLAHEFIGNAKHPSILSTMIAEAREIRESQAFRAAHHNTNNAKTIGAGDGYDEATMKKRDDGTLVPHRDATAELAADLGTMVINEPDADLATMKRHDTDPMDTNRPKYRPLFLEHFEKKEVNHLNMATPTNGTLTHLRLPSVDDNLRDENNTGDGAPSIGLQRALVEEGNFEFLRFLSEPELEARMARLDAEMEAEIEQLRTRYETKRQPILDAIHLKRTRQQNF; encoded by the exons CGAGCTGAAGAAGCTGTCAGAAGAGAGCTTGACGCGGCAGCCTGAGGAGGTATTCGATATCATCTGCAAGCTCGGCGAAGGCTCTTATGGCAGTGTTTACAAG GCCCTCCACAAGGAGAGCGGGCAGGTGCTGGCCATCAAGCAGGTACCAGTGGACACTGACCTGCAGGAGATCATCAAGGAGATATCCATCATGCAGCAGTGCGACAGCCCCTACGTCGTCAAGTACTACGGCAGCTACTTCAAGAACACCGACCTTTGG ATTGTGATGGAATACTGCGGGGCAGGTTCAGTGTCAGACATCATGCGGCTACGGAAGAAGACGTTGTCTGAGGATGAGATCGCCACCATTCTCTGCGACACCCTCAAGGGCCTGGAGTACTTGCATCGACGGCGGAAAATACACCGAGACATCAAAGCCGGGAACATATTGTTGAACACTGAGGGTCACGCGAAGCTGGCCGACTTCGGTGTAGCTGGACAATTGACT GACACAATGGCGAAACGCAACACAGTGATAGGCACTCCATTCTGGATGGCGCCAGAGGTGATACAGGAGATAGGGTATGACTGTGTGGCCGACATATGGTCACTGGGGATCACCGCGCTGGAGATGGCGGAGGGAAAGCCGCCGTACGGAGACATACACCCCATGCGGGCCATCTTCATGATACCTACTAAGCCTCCGCCCTCGTTCAG AGAGCCAGACCAGTGGTCACCAGAGTTCATAGACTTCGTGAGTCAGTGCCTGGTGAAGATCCCTGATGAAAGAGCGACGGCGGAATTCTTATTAGCACACGAGTTCATAG GTAACGCGAAGCATCCGAGCATCCTGAGCACGATGATAGCGGAGGCGCGCGAGATCCGCGAGAGCCAGGCCTTCCGCGCCGCGCACCACAACACCAACAACGCCAAGACCATCGGAGCG GGCGACGGGTATGACGAGGCCACGATGAAGAAGCGTGATGACGGCACGCTGGTGCCGCACCGGGACGCCACCGCAGAGCTGGCGGCCGACCTGGGCACCATGGTCATCAACGAGCCTGACGCCGACCTCGCCACCATGAAGA GGCACGACACAGACCCTATGGACACGAACCGCCCCAAGTACCGGCCGCTATTCCTGGAGCACTTCGAGAAGAAAGAGGTCAACCACCTCAACATGGCGACGCCGACCAACGGGACCTTAACACATCTGCGGCTACCTTCCGTTGATGATAACCTCAG AGACGAGAACAACACAGGCGACGGCGCGCCATCGATAGGGCTTCAACGCGCGCTGGTGGAGGAAGGAAACTTCGAATTC CTGCGGTTCCTGTCGGAGCCAGAGCTAGAGGCGCGCATGGCGCGGCTGGACGCGGAAATGGAGGCCGAGATCGAGCAGCTGCGCACGCGCTACGAGACCAAGCGCCAGCCCATCCTCGACGCCATACACCTCAAGCGGACGCGGCAGCAGAACTTCTAG